In Candidatus Tachikawaea gelatinosa, a genomic segment contains:
- the mrdA gene encoding penicillin-binding protein 2, which produces MMFYKKFVQNDIEETNTFIRRVFFALFIVFFLSCLQIVNFYYLQILQFKHYSNQSNKNRLRIKSIPSLRGNIYSRDGFLLAKNCVYYQAKFIPYKNKKLYLKSKFTDEKFNKIKKIFNFNSTEIKILKKKYYKNSYFHSFIIKNYINFVQMAKLIVNLYDFPEIVITSHQYRYYPYGSLTSHTIGYVSGNNRPDTIPITSEKNIEKYVSPHYFGKTGIEKQYNHNLKGKLGYKKIEINSLGQETKILYKKMPDIGEDLHLSIDIKFQRYIESLINNYCAAVIISDPKNGEVLSLVSTPSYDPNNFIHNIAKHSYFLLLNNLHKPLYNRVTQALYPPASTIKPYIAFAALSSKIINKDTILRDSGYWILPTSMKLFHDWKKYGHGDLNITQSIEESSDIFFYEISYKMGIDNLSKWIKKFGYGKKTGIDLPTESLGIVPTREWKKNKFKEKWYQGDTIPVGIGQGYLSSTLVQMNKSLVTLVNNGVSKTPHIVNSISKKNRLYKIQEEHKKDFILDDKNYEYWKIIKNAMYGVAHRKSGTAYKNFVNVQYKIGAKSGTAQLFNLKKNQSYTDIPKNLRDHKIMIAFMPYNKPRFVISIIIENGGREVNIGKIMKKITDYIALQKIYK; this is translated from the coding sequence ATGATGTTTTATAAAAAATTTGTACAAAATGATATAGAAGAAACAAACACTTTTATACGACGTGTTTTTTTTGCTTTATTTATAGTTTTTTTTCTTTCTTGCTTACAAATAGTAAATTTTTATTATTTACAAATACTACAATTTAAACATTATTCTAACCAATCAAATAAAAATCGTTTAAGAATAAAATCTATTCCATCTTTAAGAGGAAATATATATTCACGAGATGGATTTTTATTAGCAAAAAATTGCGTTTATTACCAGGCCAAATTTATTCCTTATAAAAACAAAAAATTATATTTAAAATCAAAATTCACAGATGAAAAATTTAATAAAATTAAAAAAATTTTTAATTTTAACTCAACAGAAATAAAAATTTTAAAAAAAAAGTATTATAAAAATTCATATTTTCATTCATTTATTATTAAAAATTATATAAATTTTGTACAAATGGCAAAACTTATTGTCAATCTTTATGATTTTCCAGAAATAGTAATTACTTCTCACCAATATCGTTATTATCCTTATGGATCTTTAACATCACATACTATAGGTTATGTTTCTGGAAATAATAGACCAGATACTATACCAATTACTTCAGAAAAAAACATAGAAAAATATGTATCTCCTCATTATTTTGGTAAAACAGGTATTGAAAAACAGTATAATCATAATTTAAAAGGTAAATTAGGATATAAAAAAATTGAAATTAATAGTCTTGGACAAGAAACTAAGATATTATACAAAAAAATGCCAGATATTGGAGAAGATTTGCATTTATCTATTGATATTAAATTTCAAAGATATATTGAAAGTTTAATTAATAATTACTGTGCAGCAGTTATTATAAGCGATCCTAAAAATGGAGAAGTTTTATCCTTAGTTTCTACCCCAAGTTATGATCCTAATAATTTTATTCATAATATAGCTAAGCATAGTTATTTTTTATTATTAAATAATTTACATAAACCTTTATATAATCGTGTAACTCAAGCACTATATCCACCTGCATCTACTATAAAACCATATATTGCTTTTGCAGCACTCAGTTCAAAAATAATTAATAAAGATACTATTTTACGCGATAGTGGTTATTGGATATTACCAACTTCAATGAAATTATTTCATGATTGGAAAAAATATGGACATGGAGATTTAAATATAACTCAATCAATAGAAGAATCTTCTGATATATTTTTTTATGAAATATCTTATAAAATGGGTATTGATAATCTTTCAAAATGGATAAAAAAATTTGGATATGGTAAAAAAACAGGTATAGATTTGCCTACAGAAAGTTTAGGTATTGTTCCTACACGTGAATGGAAAAAAAATAAATTTAAAGAGAAATGGTATCAAGGAGATACTATTCCTGTAGGAATAGGACAAGGATATTTATCATCTACATTAGTTCAAATGAATAAATCACTTGTTACTTTAGTTAACAATGGTGTTAGTAAAACTCCTCATATTGTGAATTCTATATCAAAAAAAAATCGTTTATATAAAATTCAAGAAGAGCATAAAAAAGATTTTATTTTAGATGACAAAAATTATGAATATTGGAAAATTATAAAAAATGCAATGTATGGTGTTGCACATCGAAAAAGCGGAACTGCGTATAAAAATTTTGTTAACGTACAATATAAAATTGGAGCAAAATCAGGAACAGCACAACTTTTTAATCTAAAAAAAAATCAAAGCTATACTGATATTCCTAAAAATCTTCGTGATCATAAAATCATGATAGCGTTTATGCCTTATAATAAACCTAGATTTGTTATTTCTATCATTATAGAGAATGGTGGACGTGAAGTTAATATTGGAAAGATTATGAAAAAAATTACTGATTATATTGCTTTACAAAAAATATATAAATAG
- the nadD gene encoding nicotinate-nucleotide adenylyltransferase produces MLNFYAFFGGTFDPIHYGHINSVKALANELTIKKITFLPNHLPSHRIPSKTPSYHRLKMLKYAIDNDPLFDIDFREFEINHVCQTVKILKKIRMELGKKTSIAFIIGKDALFDIHLWYKWQDLLKLCHLLVCPRLNFSHKNYEHSTKIWIDKNRIYNKDIIFNKSHGYIWFSKIPLYNISSTDIRLRINQKISCKNLLPDNIIQYIDRFNLYCNS; encoded by the coding sequence ATGCTTAATTTTTATGCTTTTTTTGGTGGAACTTTTGATCCCATACATTATGGGCATATTAATTCTGTTAAAGCTCTAGCAAATGAGTTAACAATAAAAAAGATAACATTTTTACCTAATCATTTACCTTCTCATCGAATACCTTCAAAAACACCTAGTTATCATAGATTAAAAATGTTAAAATATGCTATAGATAATGATCCGTTATTTGATATCGATTTTCGTGAATTTGAAATAAATCATGTATGTCAAACTGTTAAAATTTTAAAAAAAATTCGTATGGAATTAGGAAAAAAAACATCTATTGCATTTATTATTGGAAAAGATGCTTTATTTGACATACACTTATGGTATAAGTGGCAAGATTTATTAAAACTATGTCATCTATTGGTATGCCCGCGTTTAAATTTTTCTCATAAAAATTATGAGCATTCTACTAAAATATGGATTGATAAAAATCGTATCTATAATAAAGATATTATATTTAATAAATCACATGGTTATATTTGGTTCTCAAAAATTCCATTATATAATATATCTTCGACTGATATTCGATTAAGAATTAATCAAAAGATATCATGCAAAAATTTATTACCTGATAATATTATTCAGTATATCGATCGTTTTAATTTATATTGCAATTCATAG
- the holA gene encoding DNA polymerase III subunit delta, with translation MKISFQEFNSFFFKKNAKKNYLLFGNESILINKYKKYFKSIAINAGFTQHFSFDLITEDSIKNIILECKTLNLFNEKKLFIINYNDKKKHINIDNDLIKIIQTYTNILFLLIKDQRKSSYNDKLIQFFQKNNVLINCNIYKQDNISSFILFIANQKKLILDQKTLDLFKQYYENNIEDLYNTLEICTLLFPNKKVSYLKVKNTFKNSSFFMPFHWINAIFSQNVRKTIYILRVMQSNNIEILLLLRILQKHMLSIMKDVSFYKKFNNFIKKDFIKIFQQLIIIEKNIKTNDNKNTWITLERISLFLANIKIFKPGYA, from the coding sequence ATGAAAATTTCTTTTCAAGAATTTAATTCATTTTTTTTTAAAAAAAATGCTAAAAAAAATTATTTATTATTTGGCAATGAATCTATTTTAATAAATAAATATAAAAAATACTTTAAAAGTATTGCTATAAATGCAGGATTTACTCAACATTTTTCTTTTGATTTAATCACAGAAGATTCTATAAAAAATATTATATTAGAATGTAAAACATTAAATTTATTTAATGAAAAAAAGCTTTTCATAATCAACTATAATGATAAAAAAAAACATATAAATATTGATAATGATCTAATAAAAATTATTCAAACCTATACAAATATATTATTTCTTTTAATAAAAGATCAAAGAAAATCATCATATAATGATAAATTAATTCAATTTTTTCAAAAAAATAATGTATTAATTAATTGTAACATATATAAACAAGATAATATTTCAAGTTTTATTTTATTTATTGCTAATCAAAAAAAACTAATTTTAGATCAAAAAACTTTAGATTTATTCAAACAATATTATGAAAATAACATAGAAGATTTATATAACACATTGGAAATTTGTACACTATTATTTCCAAACAAAAAAGTTTCTTATTTAAAGGTTAAAAATACATTTAAAAATTCATCTTTTTTTATGCCTTTTCATTGGATTAATGCTATTTTTTCTCAAAATGTTCGAAAAACTATTTATATTTTACGAGTGATGCAAAGTAATAATATAGAAATTTTACTTTTATTGCGTATTTTACAAAAACACATGTTATCTATAATGAAAGATGTATCTTTTTACAAAAAATTTAATAATTTTATAAAAAAAGATTTTATTAAAATTTTTCAACAATTAATAATAATTGAAAAAAATATTAAAACAAATGATAATAAAAATACTTGGATAACTTTAGAAAGAATTTCATTATTTTTAGCTAATATAAAAATTTTTAAACCTGGTTATGCTTAA
- the leuS gene encoding leucine--tRNA ligase yields MKEEYFAKNVESFVQNIWHKKKTYKVLENQKEKKYYCLSMLPYPSGSLHMGHIRNYTIGDVISRYHRMLGENVLQPIGWDAFGLPAENAALKNNIPPAVWTKENINVMKRQLKSMGFAYDWSREITTCSPDYYKWEQWFFIKILKKGLVYKKKTSVNWCPNDKTVLANEQVINGLCWRCEAKTEKKKINQWFIRITKYAEELLNDLKELDWPDKVKKMQKNWIGRSEGVEIFFDIIFDNKKKEKIAIYTTRHETIMGVTYIGLSIDHPLTKKIFFKKNQLFKDFIKECNSIKVSESDFSSIEKKGINTGIFAIHPISKKKIPVWITNFVLKEYGTGAIMGVPAHDQRDWEFAKKYGIKIKSVILNNDGSIPNIKYNAQKNIEKNNILFNSDHFNDLNCTEAAKNIFDILSKENIIFRKIKYRLRDWSISRQRYWGAPIPVIYLKNGKIVTVPESELPVILPENIFYSSKNFLKTNYKWQKIFFNGEPALREIDTFDTFIESSWYYIRYTCANYKNGMVDTKKANYWLPIDQYIGGIEHAIMHLMYFRFFHKMLRDIGLVCSNEPAKKLLCQGMVLNHAFYYKDINGQRNWISPSEVHVKYDQKGNIIKAYDNKNNQLIYDGISKMSKSKNNGIDPSLIIQKYGADTLRLFIMFAAPVELSIEWKESGIIGAHRFLKKIWSLTYQYKEHIKKEKKSINLNNLNDSEQLFRFKIHKTIEKVTHDFHKRQSFNTAIASIMELTNEVVQQIKKKNINHLLINEALSSIILMLYPFTPHICYVLWQSLENEKSIDYVSWPTVDKQALQQKKYILIVQINGKMRFKINVNIHDTRETITKKIFDEKKLEKYFIKHKIKKTFYLPRKIINFVLE; encoded by the coding sequence ATGAAAGAAGAATATTTTGCAAAAAATGTAGAAAGTTTTGTTCAAAATATATGGCATAAAAAAAAAACCTATAAAGTTTTAGAAAATCAAAAAGAAAAAAAATATTATTGTCTTTCTATGCTGCCATATCCTTCTGGAAGCTTACATATGGGACATATTCGTAATTATACGATTGGAGATGTTATTTCTCGTTATCATCGTATGTTAGGAGAAAATGTTCTGCAACCCATCGGTTGGGACGCTTTTGGTCTGCCTGCAGAAAATGCAGCATTAAAAAATAATATACCACCTGCTGTTTGGACTAAAGAAAACATCAATGTAATGAAAAGGCAATTAAAATCCATGGGTTTTGCTTACGATTGGAGTCGTGAAATAACTACTTGTTCGCCTGATTATTATAAATGGGAACAATGGTTTTTTATTAAAATTTTAAAAAAAGGTTTAGTTTATAAAAAAAAAACTTCAGTAAATTGGTGTCCTAATGACAAAACAGTTTTAGCTAATGAACAAGTTATTAATGGTTTATGTTGGCGGTGTGAAGCAAAAACAGAAAAAAAAAAAATTAATCAATGGTTTATTAGGATAACAAAGTATGCAGAAGAATTATTAAATGATTTAAAAGAATTAGATTGGCCAGATAAAGTAAAAAAAATGCAAAAAAACTGGATTGGTCGTTCTGAAGGAGTAGAAATTTTTTTTGATATAATATTTGATAACAAAAAAAAAGAAAAAATTGCAATTTATACTACGAGACATGAAACCATTATGGGTGTAACTTATATTGGTTTATCTATTGATCATCCTTTAACAAAAAAAATATTTTTTAAAAAAAATCAATTATTTAAAGATTTCATTAAAGAATGTAATTCTATAAAAGTATCGGAATCTGATTTTTCATCAATTGAAAAAAAAGGAATAAACACTGGTATTTTTGCTATTCATCCTATTTCCAAAAAAAAAATACCGGTATGGATAACAAATTTTGTATTGAAAGAATATGGCACAGGCGCAATAATGGGAGTTCCTGCTCATGATCAAAGAGATTGGGAATTTGCTAAAAAATATGGTATTAAAATTAAATCTGTTATTTTAAATAACGATGGCAGTATACCAAATATCAAATATAATGCTCAAAAAAATATAGAAAAAAATAATATATTATTTAACTCTGATCATTTTAATGATTTGAACTGTACTGAGGCTGCTAAAAATATTTTTGATATTCTTTCTAAAGAAAATATAATTTTTCGTAAAATTAAATATCGTTTACGTGATTGGAGTATATCTAGACAACGATATTGGGGTGCTCCTATTCCTGTAATATATTTAAAAAATGGTAAAATTGTTACTGTTCCTGAAAGTGAATTACCCGTTATTTTACCTGAAAATATTTTTTATTCATCTAAAAATTTTTTAAAAACTAATTATAAATGGCAAAAAATTTTTTTTAATGGAGAACCTGCATTACGTGAAATTGATACATTTGATACGTTTATTGAATCATCTTGGTATTATATTCGCTATACTTGTGCTAATTATAAAAACGGGATGGTAGATACTAAAAAAGCAAATTATTGGTTACCAATAGATCAATATATAGGAGGAATAGAACATGCTATTATGCATTTAATGTATTTTCGTTTTTTTCATAAAATGTTACGTGATATAGGATTAGTTTGTTCCAATGAACCTGCTAAAAAATTATTGTGTCAAGGTATGGTATTAAATCATGCTTTTTATTATAAAGATATTAATGGACAACGGAACTGGATTTCTCCATCAGAAGTACATGTTAAATATGATCAAAAAGGTAACATAATTAAAGCTTATGATAATAAAAATAATCAATTAATTTATGATGGCATAAGTAAAATGTCAAAATCAAAAAATAATGGAATTGATCCAAGTTTAATTATACAAAAATATGGAGCTGACACTTTACGTTTATTTATTATGTTTGCTGCTCCTGTAGAACTGAGTATAGAGTGGAAAGAATCAGGAATTATAGGTGCTCATCGTTTTTTAAAAAAAATTTGGAGCTTAACGTATCAATACAAAGAACATATAAAAAAAGAAAAAAAATCAATTAATTTAAATAACTTAAATGATAGTGAGCAACTATTTCGTTTTAAAATACATAAAACCATTGAAAAAGTAACTCATGATTTTCATAAACGTCAATCTTTTAATACTGCTATAGCATCAATTATGGAATTAACTAATGAGGTTGTTCAACAAATAAAGAAAAAAAACATAAATCATTTATTAATTAATGAAGCTTTATCATCGATAATTCTTATGCTTTATCCTTTTACACCTCATATTTGCTATGTTTTATGGCAATCTTTAGAAAATGAAAAAAGTATTGATTATGTATCATGGCCTACTGTTGATAAACAAGCATTACAGCAAAAAAAATATATTTTAATAGTTCAAATTAATGGAAAAATGCGTTTTAAAATAAACGTAAATATTCATGATACTAGAGAAACAATTACTAAAAAAATTTTTGATGAAAAAAAATTAGAAAAATATTTTATTAAACATAAAATTAAAAAAACTTTTTATTTACCTAGAAAAATTATTAATTTTGTTTTAGAATAG
- a CDS encoding acetylornithine/succinyldiaminopimelate transaminase gives MILKKNIITRKTFDEVMLPIYHPASFIPVKGLGSRIWDQEGRDYIDFASGIAVTALGHCHPDLIKIITKQSCMIWHTSNLFTNEPALRLAKKLVDTTFAERVFFANSGAEANEAAFKLSRYYSIKRFSNKKTKIIAFKQSFHGRTLFTVSVGGQKKYSNNFGPKVPDILHVNFNDLNAVQSVVDKNTCAIVVELIQGEGGVRPANFQFIKGLRDICNKYNALLIFDEVQSGMGRTGKLFAYEHYKIIPDILTTAKALGGGFPISAMLTTNKISELVEIGIHGTTYGGNPLACAIAEKVFDIVNNKNFLQKVIDKGHFFFKILYKINKKLKIFQEIRGKGLLIGAVLKPKYIIKIHDILKEVSKGVVVLSAGNKVIRFAPSLLITKEEIEEGLERFFQLTKEFISR, from the coding sequence ATGATATTAAAAAAAAACATAATAACGCGTAAAACTTTTGATGAAGTAATGCTACCAATCTATCACCCTGCTTCTTTTATTCCAGTAAAAGGATTAGGTAGTCGAATATGGGATCAGGAAGGTAGAGATTATATTGATTTTGCTAGTGGAATAGCTGTAACTGCGCTAGGACATTGTCATCCAGATTTAATAAAAATCATTACAAAACAAAGCTGTATGATTTGGCATACAAGTAATTTATTTACTAATGAACCAGCTTTACGTTTAGCAAAAAAACTTGTAGATACTACTTTTGCTGAACGAGTTTTTTTTGCAAATTCTGGAGCTGAAGCTAATGAAGCCGCTTTTAAGTTATCACGTTATTATTCTATTAAACGTTTTTCTAATAAAAAAACAAAAATAATTGCATTTAAACAATCATTTCATGGTCGCACTCTTTTTACTGTATCAGTAGGTGGTCAAAAAAAGTATTCCAATAATTTTGGTCCAAAAGTACCTGATATTTTACATGTAAATTTTAATGATTTAAATGCCGTACAATCAGTTGTTGATAAAAATACTTGTGCTATTGTAGTAGAACTTATTCAGGGAGAAGGAGGTGTTAGACCTGCAAATTTTCAATTTATAAAAGGATTGCGTGATATTTGTAATAAATATAATGCGCTTTTAATTTTTGATGAAGTACAAAGTGGTATGGGAAGAACTGGAAAATTATTTGCATATGAACATTATAAAATAATTCCTGATATTTTAACCACAGCAAAAGCTTTAGGCGGAGGTTTTCCAATTAGTGCTATGCTTACTACTAATAAAATTTCCGAATTAGTAGAAATTGGTATTCATGGAACAACTTATGGAGGAAATCCTCTTGCATGCGCAATTGCAGAAAAAGTGTTTGATATCGTTAACAATAAAAATTTTTTGCAAAAAGTTATTGATAAAGGTCACTTTTTTTTTAAAATTTTATATAAAATTAATAAAAAATTAAAAATTTTTCAAGAAATTAGAGGAAAAGGTTTATTAATAGGAGCTGTATTAAAGCCAAAATATATCATAAAAATTCATGATATTTTAAAAGAAGTATCAAAAGGTGTAGTTGTTTTAAGCGCAGGAAATAAAGTCATTCGTTTTGCACCTTCATTATTAATTACAAAAGAAGAAATTGAAGAAGGATTAGAGCGTTTTTTTCAATTAACAAAGGAATTTATTTCTCGTTAG
- a CDS encoding Trm112 family protein — protein sequence MNRFFLNFLSCPVCQGQLLLYKREFLICHKEQLVYPICSKIPILLKSEAINILEK from the coding sequence ATGAATCGTTTTTTTTTAAATTTTTTGAGTTGCCCTGTATGTCAAGGTCAGCTTCTTTTGTATAAAAGAGAGTTTCTAATATGTCATAAAGAACAACTAGTTTACCCTATATGCAGTAAAATTCCAATTTTATTAAAATCTGAAGCAATTAATATATTAGAAAAATAA
- the lpxK gene encoding tetraacyldisaccharide 4'-kinase: protein MANILNYIKCNIIKNYEVWKRHRLFSFLFLFPLSLIYRAITYIIRILYKKRWLKKWKAPVPVIIIGNLTVGGNGKTPLVIWLTNILKKKFFVAVISRGYSGKSKNYPILVNNNTSYQEVGDEPILIFKKTSVPVAVAPKRSDAVKLILKKHNVDLIISDDGLQHYALARDFEILMINNDIHRFENRSFLPLELMREGTQRLRSVDVVIINQGVPKKKELCMRVKTKFAINIIDESKVFPKQLNKIVAISGIANPDRFFSILKKNGVIPIKKIIFPDHYFFLKKELYKMIKNDESLIMTEKDAIKCQSFARKNWWFLPIDIEFDKKSQSFLLEKIQKLFKAR, encoded by the coding sequence ATGGCAAATATTCTCAACTATATAAAATGCAATATAATTAAAAATTATGAGGTTTGGAAAAGACATCGTTTATTCTCTTTTTTATTCCTGTTTCCTTTAAGTTTAATATATAGGGCAATCACATATATTATTCGTATTCTTTATAAAAAAAGATGGTTGAAAAAATGGAAAGCACCTGTTCCAGTTATTATCATAGGTAATTTAACGGTTGGTGGAAATGGAAAAACTCCGCTAGTAATTTGGTTAACAAACATATTGAAAAAAAAATTTTTTGTAGCTGTAATATCTAGAGGATATAGTGGAAAATCTAAAAATTATCCTATTTTGGTAAATAATAATACTTCTTATCAAGAAGTAGGAGATGAACCAATATTGATTTTTAAAAAAACTTCTGTACCAGTTGCTGTAGCTCCAAAACGTTCTGATGCTGTTAAATTAATCTTAAAAAAACATAACGTCGATCTCATTATTTCGGATGATGGTTTACAACATTATGCATTAGCACGAGATTTTGAAATATTAATGATAAATAATGATATACACCGTTTTGAAAATAGATCTTTCTTACCTTTAGAACTAATGAGAGAAGGAACTCAACGTTTAAGAAGTGTAGATGTAGTTATTATAAATCAAGGAGTTCCTAAAAAAAAAGAACTATGTATGAGGGTTAAAACAAAATTTGCAATAAATATAATAGATGAATCTAAAGTTTTTCCCAAACAATTAAACAAAATTGTTGCAATTTCTGGTATAGCTAACCCTGATCGTTTTTTCTCTATATTAAAAAAAAATGGTGTAATTCCTATAAAAAAAATTATATTTCCTGATCATTATTTTTTTTTAAAAAAAGAATTATACAAAATGATTAAAAATGATGAGTCTTTGATTATGACAGAAAAAGATGCAATTAAATGTCAAAGTTTTGCACGAAAAAACTGGTGGTTTTTACCGATAGATATTGAATTTGATAAAAAATCACAATCTTTTTTATTAGAAAAAATTCAAAAATTATTTAAAGCTAGATAA
- the msbA gene encoding lipid A ABC transporter ATP-binding protein/permease MsbA, whose amino-acid sequence MKKYEKKKSTLQTFRRLWPVISPYKIGLFIAAINLILNAGCDTLLISLLKPILDNGFSKKNEIILWISLEIVFLIFFRGITSYISSCSISWVSSKVVMTIRRRLFEHIMQVPVAFFDQQSIGTLLTRVTYDVEQVADASSNALIILIRETTSIIALFITMFYYSWKLSLILLLFSPIVLITIHFFSKKLRNFSKKMQNNMDQVTNSTEEMLKGHKEILIFGGQKLEQKRFEKISNRTRQQNMKLVSSLSIFDPIIQFILSLVLAFILYISSLPKIICTLSPGIITVIFSCMIALMRPLKSLTNINTQFQKGMISCQTIFTILDQKKENDNGKKVIECAKGYLEFYNVNFTYPGSNSPVLHKINLKLSPGKMVGLVGKSGSGKSTLVKLLTRFYDIKNGSIFLDGYDLRKYQLRYLRNQFALVSQDIYLFNDTIANNISYAFDKRYNRNDIEKAAEMAHAIDFIKKMKNGFDTIIGKNGAILSGGQKQRIAIARALFRKCPILILDEATSTLDNESEYSIKLVLNKICKNRTLLVIAHRLSTIEKADEIIVLEDGLIIEKGTHNSLLKKNGKYSQLYKMQYN is encoded by the coding sequence ATAAAAAAGTATGAAAAAAAAAAATCTACTCTCCAAACTTTTCGGAGATTATGGCCTGTTATATCTCCTTATAAAATTGGTTTATTTATAGCTGCAATCAATTTAATATTAAACGCCGGTTGTGATACTTTATTGATTTCACTTTTAAAACCAATTTTAGATAATGGATTTAGTAAAAAAAATGAAATTATTTTATGGATATCATTAGAGATTGTTTTTTTAATATTTTTTCGAGGAATTACTAGCTATATTTCTAGTTGTTCTATTTCTTGGGTTTCTAGTAAAGTTGTTATGACTATTCGTCGTCGTTTATTTGAGCATATTATGCAAGTACCTGTAGCATTTTTTGATCAGCAATCAATAGGGACTTTATTAACACGTGTTACTTATGATGTAGAACAAGTTGCTGATGCTTCATCTAATGCTTTAATTATTTTAATTAGAGAAACTACTTCTATTATTGCTTTATTTATTACGATGTTTTATTACAGTTGGAAGCTTTCTTTAATTTTACTTTTATTTTCTCCTATAGTTTTGATAACTATTCATTTTTTTTCAAAAAAACTTCGTAATTTTAGTAAAAAAATGCAAAATAATATGGACCAAGTGACAAATAGTACAGAAGAAATGTTAAAAGGTCATAAAGAAATTTTAATATTTGGAGGACAAAAGTTAGAACAAAAAAGATTTGAAAAAATTAGTAATCGTACTCGTCAACAAAATATGAAGTTGGTTTCTTCATTATCAATTTTTGATCCTATAATACAATTTATTCTATCTTTAGTATTAGCTTTTATTTTATATATATCTAGTTTACCTAAAATTATATGTACTCTTTCCCCAGGAATAATCACTGTAATATTTTCATGTATGATTGCTTTAATGCGTCCTTTAAAATCTTTAACTAACATAAATACTCAATTTCAAAAAGGTATGATTTCTTGTCAAACGATCTTTACTATTCTCGATCAGAAAAAAGAAAATGATAATGGAAAAAAAGTTATTGAGTGTGCTAAAGGATATTTAGAATTTTATAATGTTAACTTTACTTATCCGGGATCTAATTCACCAGTTTTACATAAAATTAATTTAAAATTATCTCCGGGTAAAATGGTTGGTCTTGTTGGGAAATCTGGTTCTGGAAAATCCACTTTAGTAAAATTATTAACCCGTTTTTATGATATAAAAAATGGATCTATTTTTTTAGACGGTTATGATTTACGTAAATATCAATTGCGTTATTTACGTAACCAATTTGCGTTGGTATCGCAAGATATTTATTTATTTAATGATACAATTGCAAATAACATTTCTTATGCATTTGATAAAAGATACAATCGTAATGATATTGAAAAAGCAGCAGAAATGGCACATGCAATAGATTTTATAAAGAAGATGAAAAATGGTTTTGATACTATTATAGGTAAAAATGGAGCAATATTATCAGGTGGTCAAAAACAACGTATTGCAATTGCACGAGCATTATTTAGAAAATGTCCTATTTTAATTCTAGATGAAGCAACATCAACTCTTGATAACGAATCAGAATATTCAATTAAATTAGTTTTAAATAAAATTTGTAAAAATCGTACATTATTAGTAATTGCACATCGATTGTCTACTATTGAAAAAGCTGATGAAATTATAGTTTTAGAAGATGGACTAATTATAGAAAAGGGTACTCATAATAGTTTATTAAAAAAAAATGGCAAATATTCTCAACTATATAAAATGCAATATAATTAA